One Dama dama isolate Ldn47 chromosome 18, ASM3311817v1, whole genome shotgun sequence DNA window includes the following coding sequences:
- the LOC133072819 gene encoding ribosomal protein eL22-like, with protein sequence MAPKKDKKPKKSTWKFNLDLTHPVEDGIFDSGNFEQFLREKVKVNGKTGNLGNVVHIERFKNKIIVVSEKQFSKRYLKYLTKKYLKKNNLRDWLRVVASDKETYELRYFQISQDEDESESED encoded by the coding sequence ATGGCGCCGAAGAAAGACAAGAAGCCTAAGAAGTCAACCTGGAAGTTTAATTTGGATCTTACTCATCCAGTAGAAGATGGAATTTTTGATTCTGGAAATTTTGAACAGTTTCTGCGGGAGAAGGTTAAAGTGAATGGAAAAACTGGAAATCTTGGGAACGTCGTTCACATTGAACGCTTCAAGAATAAAATCATAGTCGTTTCTGAGAAACAGTTCTCTAAAAGGTATTTGAAGTACCTTACCAAGAAATACCTTAAAAAGAACAATCTTCGTGATTGGCTTCGTGTGGTTGCATCTGACAAGGAAACTTACGAGCTTCGTTACTTCCAGATTAGTCAAGATGAAGATGAATCTGAGTCTGAGGACTAG